AAAATACTGAGCATAGCTATAAAAAACATAGTAATTCTTTGCTTCATTAATGATTCACTCCTTTAATTTTAATATTTTTATATTGAATATATATAACTATCAAACTAAATATAAAGAAAGATAAATTTACTATATTCATAAAACGTGAATTTGGTATTTGACCCATAGAAATATATATAAGAGTCATTGGAATTTTAGCAATCAACCTTATGAACATGTATTTTTTAAAATCAAATTCAAATAGTCCAGACAAGTAACCTATTATATCTAAAAATGGATTTGCCCAAAGAGAGAATATGAAAACTACGGGTATCTGAAACTTTAAACACCAGGTTTTTATATCAGTAAATATTTTTTTTGTAAACAAAGTATTAGATAATAGTTTGCCTATTTGATAACAAATGATAGAACTTAAAATAAGTCCTATATAGTATAGAACAAATACTTGATGGGATTTGAAAAGTTCCATACCTGAAAATATAACCAAAAAATCTTTAAGAGGAAATAAAAAAAATTTAAAAAAGCTAATTATGACAAAAACTATGCTAGAAATATTTCCAAAGGAAGAAATATATCCGCTTAATAGATGCTTATCCATAAGATTAAACATGAGTAAAATTTGCGCCGTGGTATTAGATTTTATAATTAAAAACACTACAATTATTAATAAAAAGAATGCTGGATTTTGTTTTTTCAAAATAATCACCTTCGATATTCATATAGCTACAAGTTTATACAAGAAATATGATATCATGTATACAAGAGTTAATGATGATAAATATTTTTATGAAAAAACAATTTCGATAAAAAATATTAATAGATAAAAAGTATTAGTAACGTCGGTAAGTCTTTTTATCGAGATTTTTAGTTTTTTTATCCAATGACGACATAGTGGTGTAAACCCCTCCGCAATATTATTTTATATTACAAAAAAGCTTACACCACTTATTAAATAGATTAACTATTTGGTTTTTATATGTTATTTAGAAAGTATTTCCACACCATCTTCAGTAACTAGAAGTGTATGTTCCCACTGGGCAGATAAACTACCATCTACAGTAAGAGCAGTCCAGCCGTTAGATTTGTCTATAAACAAATCTCTTTTACCGGCATTTATCATAGGTTCTATAGTAAAGACCATTCCAGGAACTATAAGCATGTCAGTACCAGCATCTCCAAAATGAGCTATAAAAGGTTCTTCGTGTATAGCTAGGCCTACGCCATGACCGCCGAATTCTCTTACTACAGAGTATCCATTTGATTCAGCATGTGTTTGTACAGCATAGCCAATATCACCGATAGTAGATTTCCATGGTTTTACAGCTGCTATACCTTTCTCTAGACATTCTTTGGAAATTTTTACAAGCTTTTTAGCATCGTCGCTTACACTTCCAATTTCAAACATTCTCGAAGCATCTGAATAGTAACCCTCAAAAATAGTTGTAACATCAACATTTATTATGTCTCCATTTTTGAGAATCACATCTTCACTAGGAATACCGTGGCACACCTCATTGTTTACAGAAGTGCAGAGGCTTTTGGGAAAGCCTTGATAATCTAAATCTGCAGGAATCGCACTGTGTGAATAAGTAAAATCATTTGCTAAGGTATTGATCTCTTCAGTAGTCATACCTTCTTTAACGCTAGATTCTAAAAGATCTAAAAGTGCATTGTTGATTTCTGCACATTTCTTGATACCTTCTATTTGCTCCTTGTTTTTAATCATATCTCTAGTTGGTACTATGTAGTCTTGTTCTATAAATGTTTCTAATTTTTCATCAAAAGATAAATGACATTTTTTATATTTTTTACCGCTGCCGCACCAGCACTGATCATTTCGCCCTATATTCATCATATCAATCGCCTCCAACATCAAGTATAACATAAATAAGATTGGTTTTGGGCATAAGCAAAAAAATATGGGTAATATTAGATTTGTGATGTGTTTTGATGTATAATAATAAAAACATATGAGGGAAAGGGTAAAATATTAGGGAAGGAAGTATTTTATATGAATTGTCCATTTTGCGAGATTAAAGAATATGTATTTGAAAATGAGCTATGCTATGCAGTTTATGACAAATATCCAGTTACAAAGGGTCATATGCTTATAATAACAAAAAGACATGTAGCGGATTATTTTCAGATGACAGAAGAAGAGTTAAAAGCAGCACTAGACTTAGTAGATGATTGTAAAAATCATTTGGATGAAGTGTTTAGTCCAGATGCCTACAATATTGGATCAAATGCTGGTTTGGAAGCTGGGCAAACCATCATGCATTTGCATATTCATTTGATTCCTAGATATAGAGGTGATATAGAAGATCCTACAGGAGGAGTTAGAGGTGTCATACCAGAAAGACAAAAGTATTAGAGTATAAGTAATTTTTGTTATCTCGAAACTAGGTATCGATAATTTAGTAGTAATATTATTTTAGAATCCAGACACATAGATGTCGGGATTCTTTTTTTATAATAAAGATACAAAAAACAATTTGGGGAGTGATTTTGATGAGTAATATAAAACGTTATAGAATACACGAAGAATATATTTATTCAGAAATGGTTGAAGCAGGAGATTTTGTGTTTTTGAATTTTTGTGTTGGAAATATTGGTGGAACAATAGAACAGCAGGTTGAGGGTGCGCTAGATGATATGGAAGATAAATTATCAAGTATAGGTTTGAATTTAGAAAGTGTGGTAAAGGTAGATGTGCTTTTAAGAGATGTGTGGAATTTGCCGATAGTAGAAAAAGTATTCAAAAAAAGGTTTAGAGGTAATTATCCAGCTAGAAAGACTATAGGAACAGAATTTGCACATGCAGGAGGTGCAAATGGACTGCATGTGCAAATAGATGGTGTTGCATATAAAAAGTAGATTAATCTTTATATATTTCAGCGATAGATTTTATATGTTCTAAAATTCTATTTCTAAGGATATCTGGGTTTATTATTTCTATATTATTTCCAAAGCCTAAAAAATGAGCAAACCAAATGTGTTCGTTTTCAGGAAGTTCTATGAAAAAATCAATGTATTCAGAATCTACATGTTTTTTACGAGCTTTTGGAAAGTATTCTAAAAATCTAGATTCGAATTCATGTTTACAACGAATTTGTATATTTAGATATTTCCTATTGTCATCAGATATTATTTGGTCAAATAATTCATTAGCATTTGGATGTGCGTTTAGTTGTTCTTGGTTCATTACGGACAAATTATTTATGCGAGATATTTTGTAGATACCATAACGGTTTTTCTTCATATCATAGGTTAGTAAATACCAAGTATACCATTTGAACTTAAAGAAGATAGGTTCGACATCTTTGAAAGAAGAATTTCCGCTAGCATTTGTGTAATTAAAAGATAAGCATTTTTTATTTTCTATAGAATAGTCTATTTGAGTTAGATTAAATGTTAGAGTTTCAGATTCAGTTGCAATATTTAAATCAAAGCCATAGTTATTGCTTGAATGATTGTTTTCAAGGGATTCTATGGTTTTTTTTATATCTGAAATACCACTATTTTCAATAGAATTGTGAGATGATTTGTAGCTTTTTAGTATTTCGTATCCTCCATTTGCACCTCTGTGTGAAACTATAGGTATGCCAGCAAGATTGATAGACTCGATATCACGCTGTATGGTTCTCTCGGATACTTCAAATTTTTCAGAGAGAACCTTACCAGATACAATATTTTTGTTCATAAGGTAAAGTGTTATTGCCAAAAGTCTACTAGTTTTCACGAAAATCACTCCTATTATAAAGATTTTATCATAAAAACAATGGTATAAAACGCATAAAGCGTATAAAATAGATGTATAAGCAAATTTTGATGCTAAATCCGTTTCATTAAAAGGATAGTAGTGTATAGATGAAAAGAGGTGATAATTATGCTAAGAGGTAAGAGCGACAAGTTAGCGATTTTAATTGATGCAGAAAATGCTCAAGCGGGAGCCTGTTCGAAATTGTTAGAAGAAGTGTCGAAGTTTGGAGTGTCAACAATAAAGAGAGCCTATGGTGATTGGACAACAGAGAGGCTCAAGAGCTGGAAACCGTATTTGCACAGACATGCAATACAGCCTATTCAGCAATTTAGTTATACTACGGGTAAAAATGCTACGGATTCGGCACTCATAATAGATGCTATGGATTTGCTTCATACTGGTAATTTAGATGGTTTCTGTCTAGTTTCATCAGATAGTGATTTTACAAGATTAGCTACGAGAATCAGAGAAGATGGACTAGTCGTATATGGATTTGGAGAGCAAAAAACTCCAGAAGCTTTTATATCGGCTTGTGATAAATTTATTTTTACAGAAAATTTGGGACGCAAGGACAAGATTGATGATCAGAGTTTACTAGATAGAAAATTAGAGGATTTGGTATCTACAGCTATAGATGCGGTATCAGATGATGGAGGATGGGCTTTGCTTTCGGGAGTAGGGGCCTATATTACAAAGAACAATCCTTCGTTTGATCCTAGAAATTATGGGTTTGAAAAATTAGGCAAATTAGTTAAGTCTTTGGAGTATATTGAGATTCGCGAAGAGCGTTTTAACGACCAATCTTCTAATGTTCACATATACATTAGGATAGTAGAAAAATAAGATTACTTGAAAAAAAGACTCGTAGCATATATAATAAAGACTGCAACGTAAAAAACTCGTGAACGGAGCAAATTTCTTGCAAAGATAAAGAGGTCATAGCCAACATGTCAACTAAGTATATATTGACATGCTGGCGATGGCCTTTTTTCTATTCTTAAAAATATATTAAAATCAGCAAATAGCAGATTATTCGTGTTATGATAAACGTGGTTATAAAATTATAAAGAAAGTAGGGATGATTTTGAAAAAGAAATATAAAATAATAATAATTGTAGTGCTTCTAATCATTGCTGCTATTATAGCGTATCCTAGGATAGCATATAGTTACGATGTCATAAAATACGATGGAAAAGAAGTATTGGTTAGAACAAATGTGTTTTCAAAAAATTCAGAGCGTTTGAATATGGACACAATGGTTTGGATAGATAGCAGGGATATAAATAAAGAAGAAATTGAAAAACTTGAATCATTAAAAGATGATTTGGAAAATAAAATTAAAGAGTATAAAAGACTTGAAGGGTTAGAATGGAAAGAAGCTTGGAAAATAATGACAGATAGTGAGAAAGCGAGTTATAGAACTCGTGGTCTCAAAATGAAAGAATTTGTCCCAGCTACAATTGAAGACGCAAATGAAAAAATAAAAAAAATAGAAGAGCGAATAGAACAATTAGAAAATTAAAAATAATAAGCAGCTATATATTTATTATACATTATGGTAAAAAATAGCATAAATATCACACAATTAACAGATAGAAATCATAGACTTGTTCTATATACTAGATTTCGAAGAGGGAGAATACTGTTAAGGAGTGATACATGTTGAAAAATTATATTGATAAGAGTTACAAATTGTACATTGATGGAAAGTGGGTAGATGGTGTAGATGGAAATACATTTGAATCTATATCACCGGTAACAGGAGAGATTCTTACTACATGCGTAGAAGCTAGTCCGGCAGATGTTGATTTGGCAGTTGCAGCAGCGAGAAAAGCATTTAAAACTTGGAAGGATGTAACAGCTCAGGAGAGATCAAATATTCTCTTGAAAATCGCAGATAGATTGGATGAAAATGCAGAGAAATTTGCTATGATAGAGACTCTTGATAACGGCAAACCTATTAGAGAAACATCAGCTATAGATGTACCTTGGAGTTCAGATCATTTTAGGTATTTTGCAGGTGTTGCGAGAACTATGGAAGGCGAGAGTGTTATGATAGATCCCAATACTCTTAGCATGATTTTAAGAGAGCCTATTGGCGTAGTTGGTCAAATTATACCTTGGAACTTCCCATTGCTTATGGCAGCGTGGAAAATAGCACCATTGATTGCATCAGGAAACTGTGCTGTAATCAAGCCATCAGAGTTTACGTCTATAAGTATATTAGAATTTATGAAACTTATAGAAGATTTAGTGCCAGCTGGTGTTATAAATATTGTAACGGGTGAAGGCCCTAATTCAGGAGATTATTTACGTCAGCATGAGGGAATTGACAAGTTAGCATTTACAGGATCGACGAGAACGGGACATGCTATAGCAGATGCTGCAGCAAAGAGATTAATACCAGCTACACTTGAGCTTGGTGGTAAATCAGCTAATATTTACTTCCCAGATTGTCCATGGGACAAGGCTATAGAAGGCTTGCAATTAGGAATACTATTTAATCAAGGACAAGTTTGTTGTGCTGGTTCTAGAGTATTTGTCCACGAAGATATATATGATAAGTTTGTAGCACAAGCTATCGAAGAATTTAATAAAGTAAATGTTGGAAATCCACTAGAAATGACTACTCAGATGGGATCGCTAATAAACAAGAAGCAGTATGAAAAAGTATTAGGATATATTGAAACAGGCAAGAATGAAGGCGCTAAAGTAGTTTGCGGTGGCGAAGCTATTACAGGTGGAGATTTTGACAATGGATACTATATTCAGCCAACATTATTTGTAGATGTTACAAATGATATGACTATTGCTAGAGAAGAAATTTTCGGGCCAGTTGCTGTTATTATTAAGTTTAAAACAGAAGAAGAAGTAATAGAAATGGCAAATGATACAAACTATGGTTTGGCCGGAGCTGTTTGGACGAAGGATATAAACAGAGCAATCAGAGTTGCTAGAGCAGTTGAAGTTGGTAAAATGTGGGTTAATGACTATAATAATTTACCGGCGGGAACTCCATTTGGTGGATACAAACAATCAGGACTTGGTAGAGAGACACATGCCATGATTATGGAACATTACACTCAGAAGAAAAATATTATGATTAGCTTGAGTGAAAACCGTCTAGGATTTTACTAGAAAATCTATTAGCCATGGAAAATCCGTAAAATAAAATATATACAAATTATTAATTAATAAGAGAACCTTGAGTCGAAATTTCATTTTATAAAATGAAACTTTGAATTGAGGTTCTTTTTTGTGATTAGAAAAATGTAGTAAAAAAAATATATCGGGGTAAATATTAAAGGGATTAGTAGAAATTTTCTGAAAGAAGGTATTTTATGAAGATTGGTAGAAAAACAATTACTACAATTATTTCTATACTAGGAATTATTGTATCTATATTTTTAGTTAGCATGGAATTTATAACTGAAAGTTTTTGTCCTTTATTTTGGGGAGTGCCGGCGTGCTATTTGGTACTGGTATCGTTTTTGCTCGTTAGGATTTCACAATTTGACTGGGATGATTTAAGGATAAAGATAATTTGCTTTTATGCAGGTGGATTTTCAGGAATTGGATTGGCAGTATGGTTTAGTTACAATCAACTATTGGGATTTGAAAATTGTCCAAGTTTTATGGAGATTCCCCTTTGTTATGTCTCGCTAGTAGCGTTTTTGATCATACTATTATTGGGCCGGGAAAAATCGTGAAATAAGGATTTATTATTCAAAATATGTTATACTTATGAGGTAAAATGAGTTTTGTATACAGATTTTTTAAATTTAAGGAGTGAATGACATGGCAGAGGTAAAACCAAATATCAATTTTGATGTTTTGGATAAAATTGATATTAGAGTCGGATTAATCGAAGAGGTAGAGTCTATAGAAAAATCTGACAAATTAATGAAATTGACAGTTGATTTTGGAGAGTTTAAAAGAACTATACTTGCTGGAATCAAAGAAGAGAGAGAAGATCCAACTGAAATAAAAGGAAAACAAGCTTTGTTTGTAGTAAACTTAGCTCCAAAGAAAATGTTTGGTGAAGTTTCAGAAGGCATGCTTTTCGATATTGGATACAACGACGGAATAACACCTGTGTTAGCTCAGCCAGAAAAAGAAGTACCTAATGGCGTTCAAGCTGGATAGAGGAGAAGAGAATGGGAAGTTTTGATAGTCTTTTAATGATATTTACAATGATTGGTATTGGAGTGTTTTTAGCCAAAAAAGGCGTTTTGAATAAAGATACGAATAAAGTGTTTTCAAAACTTGTAGTAGGCTATGCACTGCCCCTTATGATGATTGTAAGTCTTCCAACTAGATTTACAAAAGAGATGTTAGTTGAGTCTCTTGGCGGTATAATAGTTGCATTTTTGAGTATTGGACTGACCTATATTATAGCAAGGATAATATGTATTATTATAAAAATAGAGCCTCGTAAAAGAGGCCTTTTTTGTACCATGATGGCATTTGCAAATGCTATATTTATAGGTTTACCTATGAATATGTCACTATTAGGAGAAGAAAGCGCTCCATTTGTGTTTTTATTTTATATGGCAAATACAATATTATTTTGGACTGTAGGAGTATACGGCATTAGGCAGTCAGGAAGAAAGAATGAACGCATAAGTGGTGTAGAGACTGTGAGACGGGTTTTTTCACCACCATTAATAGGGTTTTTAATAGGCGCGTTTCTTGTGATTAGTGGAATTAGACTACCGTATTTTGTTGAAAAATCATTTTCATATATGGGTCAGTTAACAACACCTCTAGCAATGCTATTTATAGGTACGGTTATTTCTGAAATAGATTTTAAAGGTATAAGATTAGATAGATGTGGTTATGGCATATTAATAGGGCGATTTCTAATCGCCCCTGTAATTATGTGTTTTGTACTTTCATTTGTAGAACTTCCTAGTTTGTTAGAGACGGTATTTAAAATAGAAGCTAGCATGCCTATAATTACTCAATCAGCACTAGTATCAGATTACTACGAGGCTAATGCTGAATATGCAGCATTTATGGTTGCGCTGTCTACGCTTCTAACACTTATTATAATACCGATATACAGTACAGTTTTTATCTAATGCGGTCTTTTAAATCACTTAAGCTCGTATTGCCTAGACCCATTTTTTCAAGAGTGCGTCCCGTTTTGAAATAATCAGTATCATTGTAAGCAGATGCTATATGGATACAAGATTCTACTATTGGAACTCTTATGCCAGCTAGAGCTGCAAGTTCATAGCACGGAACTAAAAGATAAGCTACATCTTCTGTGATGTAACGCGATTTAGAACTAGCTGGAGCACTTTGGATTTTTGCATGAGTTGTAGAGGCTCTATTGAATTCATAAACTGATTGGGCATTTGAATCATAGAGTGCATTCATAGCTTCTAGCTCAGTTCTGAGATTTATATCTAGAGCGTTTCCAACAGATAATCGTTCACAATCCATTTTTGCAGCAGCATTTGCAGTAGCTGGGCTACAGCAATCTTTGTAGTAATTGAAATTACCTTCGAAATTTTCGAGAAGACCTATATTTAATGTAGTTAATAAAGGATGCCCACCAAAATTGATGTTTTCTAGACCTGCAATTATAGGATGACCTAGAATTTCGATAGGTATTGGGAAACATGATTCAATTTTTTCTTTTACAGTAGAACTTTGAGTTTTAGGAAAAATACTCATAGGAAGAAATTCTTTTATACCCATGATAGCTATTTTGCCTGGTGATACAATTCTGCAGGCCCATGGAATACTTATGGAATCAACAAAGGTTATGGATAAATCATCGTAACCTTTGTTTTTTTTCATATTGTTTAAAACTAGCCCTCCATAGTTTCCAGGCATGAGAATAAGTGTTTGATCAGTTTTTAGATGCGGAAGCATTTTTTCGAATAGAATTTCTTGAGCAAATGAAGGACAAACCATTACAAGTAAATCTGAATACGATACAGCTTCTTCTATATCAGTAGTGGCTTTGTCAATTTTGGCGGTTCCAGCAAATAGCATATTGCAGTCATGCAGACTATCAACTGCCTCAATTTGTCCTGAAGATTGTACAGCTTTTATTTGAGTATCGAAATCTGGAGAGTCATATAGACAGATTGAATGACCTAATTTGGCGAAGTGATATGCAGCGGTCATTCCACCATTTCCAGCTCCTATTATGGTAATTTTTTTCATAGTATAACCTCCTAAATAAGAAATTTATACAATATTTCATAGCAATAATGATGCCAAGTTAAAATCGCTAAAAATAGGCATGAAAAATAAATTAATTTCTCAAATATAGAAACATTCTCGATTTGAGAAATAGATATTATCAATATGAGAATATTGTCATAAAAATAACGAACAAAACCGCATGAAAACTAACTTTGAAGAAAATAAATTGTGGCATAGTATTTGCTAAATTATTAGTTCAACGGGGATGCTATTTTCCTAGAACAAAATACTAAAAAAATACTAAACAAGAATATTGGAGGGGTAGTATGGGAAGTCAGGCTCAAAAGGTAAAAGAAGAGAAAAAAATCGTCAAGAGGAAAGGTTTTTCAATGCCAAATACAGCGGCACTCCTATTTATGATGATTGCATTTGTTGCACTTATGACTTACATTGTACCAGCAGGAGAATTTCAAAGGGTAGTTGATGAAGCTACACAGAGAACACTAGTTGTACCAGGATCTTATCAATCAGTAGAGCAAACGCCAATAAATTTAATTGGGTTATTGTCATCTGTTTACAGAGGAATGACTAGTGCATCAGAAATTATAGCATTTGTATTTGTTATAGGTGGAGTATTTGGATTGGTAACCAAAAGTGGTGCTATAAATGCAGCGCTTGGTAAATTAATTCGAAAGATGGAAGGGCGTGAAACGCTTCTAATATCTATAGTTATGACAGCATTTGCAATTTGTGGAGCTACATTTGGAATGGCTGAAGAGACGTTGCCGTTTGTAGCGGTTCTTGTGACTGTTTCACTTGCGTTAGGATTTGATTCGGTGGTAGGAGTAGCCATGGTAGTAGTTGGGGTGTATTGTGGATATTCAGCAGGACCACTAAATCCATTCAATACTGGAATAGCTCAGGGAATAGCACAGCTACCATTGTTTTCTGGATTGGGACTTAGATTAGTTGTTATGTTTGGTGGACTTGCGATAGCTATACATCATACGGTTAGGTATGCAAAAAAAGTTAAAGCACAAGGTGGAGAAAAACTTGATGCGGAGACTATGGAAAAATTGAAAAAGCAACAAGAAGAGTTTCATTCAGAGATGACATCAAAACACAAATTAGTACTAGCTGTATTGATTGCGACTATTGGATTATTAATATTTGGAGTACTTAAGTATGGATGGTATTTTAAAGAAATATCAGCACTTTTTATGGGTATGGGATTAGTAGTAGGATTTATAACTTATAATGGAAATATAGATAAAATTGCAAAGGAATTTATGAATGGAGCAGCAGATATGACTAGTGCCGCTGTTTTAGTGGGATTGTCTAGAGCTATATTGGTAGTGACTCAAGATGGAAAGATAATGGATACTATAGTATATGCATTGTCAATTCCATTAAGTCAATTGAATAATATATTTGCCGCATGGGGAATGTATATAGCACAGGGTTTTATAAATTTTGTAATTCCATCATCAACAGGGCAAGCGGTTGTTGTAATGCCAATTATGTCATCGCTTAGTGATATAACTGGAGTTACTCGTCAAATTGCTGTTTTGGCATTTGAAGCTGGGGATGGATACTGGAATATGATAACACCGACACATCCAGTAGTTATGGCATCTATAGGTCTTGCAGGAATTTCTTTTCCTAAATGGTTTAAATATGCATCAGGACTTGTGCTGAAGTGGACTATATGGATTCTTGCTATTTTAGCAATTGCAGCAACTATAAACTGGGGACCATTCTAGCAATAGAATAATTTATTTTAGGTAAATTATTGCTGATAAATTCATATAATTAGTATATGAAATAGAAAACTGATATAATGATAATAGATGAAGGTGGAATTTTTATTTGACAATAGGCACTAAAGCTGATAGAGAATAGGAATTCCACCAATTTGATTGTGAAGAAGGGATCTATATGATAGTTTTATCGGAAATAAGGGACTATGTTCAAAAAACAGCATTGATAATAGCATCAGTACTCGAAATGCAAGTTATAATAAGTGATCTCGACAATAGGCTACTGGGAGATAGTGAACAAATTAAAGTTTCAGAGCTGGATTGCTTGAGTGAGCGATCAATACTGAGAAAAGTTATGATTTCAGGCGAGTCGATTGTACTAGAAGATTTAGATCAACACGAAGGTTGCAGAACATGTAAGAAGAGGGAGCAGTGTTATGTTCTAGCTATAGTTGGTGTCCCTATAAAATATCAAGGCAAGGTGATTGGAAGCATAGGTATTTTAGCAGATTCTAAATCGGCTAAAGAAAAACTATTGGAAAAAAGAGTGTATTATTCAGAGTTTATAGATCAGATGTCAGATTTACTTTTGAGTA
This Tissierellales bacterium DNA region includes the following protein-coding sequences:
- a CDS encoding Rid family hydrolase, translated to MSNIKRYRIHEEYIYSEMVEAGDFVFLNFCVGNIGGTIEQQVEGALDDMEDKLSSIGLNLESVVKVDVLLRDVWNLPIVEKVFKKRFRGNYPARKTIGTEFAHAGGANGLHVQIDGVAYKK
- a CDS encoding NAD/NADP octopine/nopaline dehydrogenase family protein; translated protein: MKKITIIGAGNGGMTAAYHFAKLGHSICLYDSPDFDTQIKAVQSSGQIEAVDSLHDCNMLFAGTAKIDKATTDIEEAVSYSDLLVMVCPSFAQEILFEKMLPHLKTDQTLILMPGNYGGLVLNNMKKNKGYDDLSITFVDSISIPWACRIVSPGKIAIMGIKEFLPMSIFPKTQSSTVKEKIESCFPIPIEILGHPIIAGLENINFGGHPLLTTLNIGLLENFEGNFNYYKDCCSPATANAAAKMDCERLSVGNALDINLRTELEAMNALYDSNAQSVYEFNRASTTHAKIQSAPASSKSRYITEDVAYLLVPCYELAALAGIRVPIVESCIHIASAYNDTDYFKTGRTLEKMGLGNTSLSDLKDRIR
- a CDS encoding NYN domain-containing protein, with the translated sequence MLRGKSDKLAILIDAENAQAGACSKLLEEVSKFGVSTIKRAYGDWTTERLKSWKPYLHRHAIQPIQQFSYTTGKNATDSALIIDAMDLLHTGNLDGFCLVSSDSDFTRLATRIREDGLVVYGFGEQKTPEAFISACDKFIFTENLGRKDKIDDQSLLDRKLEDLVSTAIDAVSDDGGWALLSGVGAYITKNNPSFDPRNYGFEKLGKLVKSLEYIEIREERFNDQSSNVHIYIRIVEK
- a CDS encoding AEC family transporter, translated to MGSFDSLLMIFTMIGIGVFLAKKGVLNKDTNKVFSKLVVGYALPLMMIVSLPTRFTKEMLVESLGGIIVAFLSIGLTYIIARIICIIIKIEPRKRGLFCTMMAFANAIFIGLPMNMSLLGEESAPFVFLFYMANTILFWTVGVYGIRQSGRKNERISGVETVRRVFSPPLIGFLIGAFLVISGIRLPYFVEKSFSYMGQLTTPLAMLFIGTVISEIDFKGIRLDRCGYGILIGRFLIAPVIMCFVLSFVELPSLLETVFKIEASMPIITQSALVSDYYEANAEYAAFMVALSTLLTLIIIPIYSTVFI
- a CDS encoding TIGR00366 family protein, with the translated sequence MGSQAQKVKEEKKIVKRKGFSMPNTAALLFMMIAFVALMTYIVPAGEFQRVVDEATQRTLVVPGSYQSVEQTPINLIGLLSSVYRGMTSASEIIAFVFVIGGVFGLVTKSGAINAALGKLIRKMEGRETLLISIVMTAFAICGATFGMAEETLPFVAVLVTVSLALGFDSVVGVAMVVVGVYCGYSAGPLNPFNTGIAQGIAQLPLFSGLGLRLVVMFGGLAIAIHHTVRYAKKVKAQGGEKLDAETMEKLKKQQEEFHSEMTSKHKLVLAVLIATIGLLIFGVLKYGWYFKEISALFMGMGLVVGFITYNGNIDKIAKEFMNGAADMTSAAVLVGLSRAILVVTQDGKIMDTIVYALSIPLSQLNNIFAAWGMYIAQGFINFVIPSSTGQAVVVMPIMSSLSDITGVTRQIAVLAFEAGDGYWNMITPTHPVVMASIGLAGISFPKWFKYASGLVLKWTIWILAILAIAATINWGPF
- a CDS encoding aldehyde dehydrogenase family protein, which translates into the protein MLKNYIDKSYKLYIDGKWVDGVDGNTFESISPVTGEILTTCVEASPADVDLAVAAARKAFKTWKDVTAQERSNILLKIADRLDENAEKFAMIETLDNGKPIRETSAIDVPWSSDHFRYFAGVARTMEGESVMIDPNTLSMILREPIGVVGQIIPWNFPLLMAAWKIAPLIASGNCAVIKPSEFTSISILEFMKLIEDLVPAGVINIVTGEGPNSGDYLRQHEGIDKLAFTGSTRTGHAIADAAAKRLIPATLELGGKSANIYFPDCPWDKAIEGLQLGILFNQGQVCCAGSRVFVHEDIYDKFVAQAIEEFNKVNVGNPLEMTTQMGSLINKKQYEKVLGYIETGKNEGAKVVCGGEAITGGDFDNGYYIQPTLFVDVTNDMTIAREEIFGPVAVIIKFKTEEEVIEMANDTNYGLAGAVWTKDINRAIRVARAVEVGKMWVNDYNNLPAGTPFGGYKQSGLGRETHAMIMEHYTQKKNIMISLSENRLGFY
- a CDS encoding WYL domain-containing protein → MKTSRLLAITLYLMNKNIVSGKVLSEKFEVSERTIQRDIESINLAGIPIVSHRGANGGYEILKSYKSSHNSIENSGISDIKKTIESLENNHSSNNYGFDLNIATESETLTFNLTQIDYSIENKKCLSFNYTNASGNSSFKDVEPIFFKFKWYTWYLLTYDMKKNRYGIYKISRINNLSVMNQEQLNAHPNANELFDQIISDDNRKYLNIQIRCKHEFESRFLEYFPKARKKHVDSEYIDFFIELPENEHIWFAHFLGFGNNIEIINPDILRNRILEHIKSIAEIYKD
- a CDS encoding VTT domain-containing protein, whose translation is MKKQNPAFFLLIIVVFLIIKSNTTAQILLMFNLMDKHLLSGYISSFGNISSIVFVIISFFKFFLFPLKDFLVIFSGMELFKSHQVFVLYYIGLILSSIICYQIGKLLSNTLFTKKIFTDIKTWCLKFQIPVVFIFSLWANPFLDIIGYLSGLFEFDFKKYMFIRLIAKIPMTLIYISMGQIPNSRFMNIVNLSFFIFSLIVIYIQYKNIKIKGVNH
- a CDS encoding HIT family protein, with the translated sequence MNCPFCEIKEYVFENELCYAVYDKYPVTKGHMLIITKRHVADYFQMTEEELKAALDLVDDCKNHLDEVFSPDAYNIGSNAGLEAGQTIMHLHIHLIPRYRGDIEDPTGGVRGVIPERQKY
- a CDS encoding methionyl aminopeptidase, which gives rise to MMNIGRNDQCWCGSGKKYKKCHLSFDEKLETFIEQDYIVPTRDMIKNKEQIEGIKKCAEINNALLDLLESSVKEGMTTEEINTLANDFTYSHSAIPADLDYQGFPKSLCTSVNNEVCHGIPSEDVILKNGDIINVDVTTIFEGYYSDASRMFEIGSVSDDAKKLVKISKECLEKGIAAVKPWKSTIGDIGYAVQTHAESNGYSVVREFGGHGVGLAIHEEPFIAHFGDAGTDMLIVPGMVFTIEPMINAGKRDLFIDKSNGWTALTVDGSLSAQWEHTLLVTEDGVEILSK